Below is a window of Mauremys mutica isolate MM-2020 ecotype Southern chromosome 11, ASM2049712v1, whole genome shotgun sequence DNA.
TCCCAGGTGTCCTGCGGTTTTCAGTCAATGGCCATCTCGGTGGATGGAATTCCAGAGATTAATTCCCCCTGGAATTAATAAAGTTGCACTTGTTCAACTTCACCTGCATTCAGTGTCACAAAGTTATGAATGAAACAGGAACCCTTGGGTTCTGCCTGGATTCAAAGTGCATCCTGCTATCTACACTCCCCTGCAGTCTCTACTGGATAGAAGACAGTGTTGCTGTTTCTCTTTAACAGCCGTTGTGCCATCCCCCAGAGGTGgtagcatttcagtggtgggtgaagcgACTCTGATCTGTAGAGTGCCTTGGGGAGCTTTCAGCCTAAAAGTGGATGGGCATATGGGAGGAGGGCCTTTCACCAGCAGAAGGAAGACAGTAGGCCGCATGGATGGTATTGTTGGTAGGGCCGGCGTTTATTTTAGCAACACACAAAAAAAGGGATTGAATTATTAATGAGAGTCCACAACTATTGTGGGAGCAGCATTGTTACAGCCCGGGGAGACGCCGTGGCAGGGCCCCTTGGAGTGACAGTACCCCTTGGGAGCAGGAGAAGAACCAGGGCCCAGGACATGTGtgaaaggagggggctgggcatgcAACTAGTAAGTGAATCCAGACTGAAGGGGAATCGGAAGATTctcccagcgctgctggcagggcagagacagtgctagcccattgggggcccCAAGAAAAAATATGTTTGTCCCTCTCTACACACATCGTACACTAAAAAAGCGAATAGGGGGCCCCCTTGAACTGCTCGGGGCCCTAAACCATTGCTAAGTCTCCTCGTGCCTAGCGCTGGTTCTGCGGCCAGGAGTGGAGGCTGGACTGGAGCTGTGCATCCTGGGCCTGGCTCAGAGGGAGCCCTGTGCTGTAGGTGATGtgctgggagccccagtgctACCCACGCCAGTAACATGGCACTGACCTGGCTGTGTGCCCTCCCCAGGGGGAATGAAAACtggggggtgcaggttggggttcAGCATGGGCAGGAAGCTGGCCCTCCCCCTAGCCTGTTTTCTTGCCCTCCTCcatgccctgccacccagggcaggtgcccTCTCCGGCCGGAAGCCAGTCCCTTTCATGCTGCTCCTCTGCCTTGGAGACCTCACAGCTGGCCTGAGCACAAGAGAAGCCATGGCTTAGGGTTTCACTGTGCTGACTGCTGGCAGCAGGACCAGAATGGGAGGTTTGGGCCATTCTAGCGGCCAGCCCTGGGAAGCATTACTGTGCCCTGGGCCATGAGGGCGGACCTGGAGCCTGCTAACTACCCTGGAGACACTGCATGTGAAGTGGTCCCATCCTAGCACATCTGCATATGGCAGCCTGCTGCTGAGCCCGGACACCATCCCTCAGTGGGATGGATCTATGGGCAGTCCTGCCCAGCCAGTGGGCTACGCCACATCCACTGATACCCAGTGAGATCCACAAAGTGGCTAAAGAGGAGGCTTGGGGGTGCTCAGAGCAGCTGGCATTGACCTGCCAGCTTGCAAATCTGCTGCCAGTGCAGCTGGGCATCTGCTTCCTGCACTGTGCAAGCCCCACCTAGCCTGGGCCCATTTTCTGTCACTAAGGGAACTAAAATGGGAGCACAAGCGCCTGCTTCCCGAGTCAGCTGCCACACTGCAGAGGGAGCAGGGCTCTGAGGGCATTGGGAGCAGAAGAAAGACAAGGACGGCATGGGAAAAGCTAGCTTCTTCCAAGGGCTGGCCGTGGAAGGATGGAGCTCAAAGATGTTGCATGGGCACAGAGCTTCCTCTGCCGgcagtgccagctcatgccaggcATCAGGCATTGAAGAGGGATGTGCCTGCACTTGTGGTGGTCTCACCCAACACACCAAAGCTGGTCACTCCTGCTGACGTGTCCCAGGATCATGTAGGAAATGCCAGCACGGACCCTCCGTTGattccccatccctgcatcctGCAGGGTGACCTTCCTGGAAGGGCTGCCAGCTGCTCAGGGCAGCACCAGAGGATGGCGGGACAGATGTGGCCTTACATGAGGGGACAGCATGAGGGACCGTCTCACTCCTGCTGCACATGAACACTTCTCCTCCTGACGGCCAGCCCTAGGGCCCACATGGAGCTGACTGCGTGCTCTGCCCTCTGTGCCCATGTGCAGACACACTGTCACCTCCCCACACCAATGCCCTGTGAGTGAAATCTACTGAAATCCCTTCTGAGATCCCCTGCCACATGGGTCCACAGCAGGACAGACCCTACAGCAATGGGCACAGCCAAAGGGCCAGTGCAGAGATCCGCCAAAGCAGCCATGCATTGGGCTGCAGGCACAGAACTCCCAAGGGCTGTATGGAGCCTGCAAACGGTCGCATGGGTGATGCTGGGTTGGGCTTCTCCCCATCCCTGGCCTGAGGCCCGTCTGGGCTAGAGCATCTTCTCCTTTCCAAGCCATTTTCCAGATCCTCCCATACACTCGACCCAGGTAACACGGGCAGCCTCTGGGCCAGAGCACCGACCCCGAGCCCCCAATCAGCAGTGCCCCTCAGCCAGCTAGAACGGGCTTAAGTTCCTTGACTCTCTGGCAGGCCAAGAAAGCTGCAGCAATTTGGGTAGAGAAGTCCTGGTTTCGAGGGCTAACTCCAGGCCAttgttgggggggaagggcgTGCTGGGCATGAGGAGTTCTGGTCCTGCCCAGGGAGCTGTGCCAGGCTGGTCTGTGCCACTGGCTGCTCCCCAGAGACCCGTCCTGCTGCCAGGACATGCTCACGCTGAGCCTGTTGCTGGGGGGAGCCCTGAGAAAACCCAGCAGCACGCCCCACTCTGCTGGGGTGTGTCATAGCCCAGCCATGCTTTTTTGCCCATCAGCCCCCCAacatgccagccccagcccctgtggATGTGCTTAGCCCATCCTGGGCTTCCAGGAGCCACGACACCTAGAAGGATCAGAGCACTGGCTACTGCCTCAGCCAGAGTCCAGGTCCTGCTGCCCGCAATCCCGTACCCTGTCTCCCACGTCAGACCCACGGCATAAGCACTGAGCAGGCCATGCAGAGCCATGTCCCAGCAGTTATCCACCACCCCTGGCTTCCACAGGACAGAGCACTAAGCAGCTCAGATATCTGCATCTCACTCACAATCCCATGGGGTTCATTGTTTCAGCCACTCCAGCTTTCACTCCTGGCCACCAGCCTGTCCCCTCTTCGCCCCACTGATTGCTCCTATCCAGGGCCTCGGCCAATGTCCTGACTGACTGATCGAGGGATGCCAAATGCCCATGCTGCTCAGCGCTGGCTGGGCAGCACCCTCATATGAGGCACACAAGCAGCTTTGGCTAATGCTCCGCCTCTAGGCAGAGGATGCTGCCCCtgatgcctgtgggaggtcctgcCATAGCGAGGAGCAGGGTAGCTTTCCTAGCACGCTTTGCTTAGACACCAGCAGTCACTCAGGCTAAGGAGAGCTTGGGGAGTTCTTAGTGGCATGGCCTCTGGATGGCTCCTCTCCCGCCACCTGTATGGAGCCTGTCTGTCTCTGGGCCACACAACTCTGGATTCCTCAGGTATGGTTGCAGCAAAGTCCTTGGGAAATGTCGCTTTCAGTTACCTCTGCAGCCTGAGGGCTAGTTGCTTTCCTGCTCCCCCTTGGTGCAATTCCCCACACATAGCACCTCACCCTCGAACAGAAGTGCCTCTCAGGCCAGAGACACGCCCCccccatgcagccacctctggggtagaacGCAGCCACAGTATAACATTACAGCAAGCCCACCCAGGCAGCGAGGGGAAAGGCCACTCCAGCCAAGCTGCAGGGGCGATTTATGGAGGTAGTAGATGTCTCCTCATCCCAACTCTCCTGGGTCTCCCTgttgggtggggcgggggggggggggaatctcttGCTGACCCCTGGTAAGGAGTTCAGCAGCCCCCAACCTCTGGGGACTCAGGGTTTCCCAGCCTGTCAAGCTTCCCCTCTCAGGTCTTTAGTCAATACAGTTGTGAGGCCAGGGTGAGTGCTGCCCCATTGCCCAGGCCTGGGGGTGAGACGGGAggaagccccactcccctcccccatcactgcatcATAAAGCAGAACTCCTTTCCTCCTGAGCCCTGTCTGCGTGTgactgcctggctgggcatgcACCATGAGGCATCGGCTGAGGTGAGGTCCCTGATCCCAGAAAGGTCCCACCTCCCCAGGCCGCTGAAAACGAAGCACAGACACTAGGGTTCAAAGCAGAAGAGCGTGTATTGCAAGCGGCCACTGCGGAATGCCCAGGCCTGGTGCCGCCAGAGCGCATCCGAAGGGCCTTCCCCCCGCAGGGGGCAAAGAACAGAGTGTCTCAAAGCAAGCCCAGCCTCCGTGGGGCATATGCTGTCATGCAAAGGGCGCCAGCCCCCCATCCTGGTGGCATGAGGAGACTGCCCAGTTGCGCCCAGCCAGCCTCACCCACACGTCTCAATGGGAATCTGATCCCCCAGGCTCTGAGAGGGGGTgcaggtccctgccctggggaAAGCAGAAAGCTGGGGTCATAGAAAACAAGTGGCTATATTTCTCCAAAGGAGCCCCCGTTCACCTCCCTCTCAGTACAATGCAAGCTCAGTGCATGGGTTCGAGGCCCACAAGCTGAGCAGAAAttgattttttcaatttttctttaaaaaaacccccTTCAGTGAGGTTGGGGGAGCCGTGtagggaggggggagatgtgtATTACCCACAGCCCCATTCTGCCTGCCAGTGGGACCCCTCCAGGTGCTAGGAGGGAGAAGTGGGTCATGAAGAAGGGATTTACCACTCCCCCACAAAAGTCACTCGCATGCAAAAATCCAGCATCCCAGCAGGAAAGATGGGAGGGGGGTCCCCTCATTGAGAGATTCCTATAAAGTCAGGCTCCGGGAAGCAGAAGCCAGAGATGGCTCTTGCATTCAGCGTGGCTTCCCCGGGTCTCTGGGGAGCTCCGGTCAGCTCTAGGACAAGTAAAAACTACTTCAAACCAAACCCATGCAAGGTGGCTATTTGCtcatgtgtctgtctgtctgaatgTGGTTGCCAGTCTCTGAGGCAACAAAGTTCCTCCCCTCCTCGGAAAGGGGAAAGGGAAATGAACGCTGGGGCCATGTGGGCCCTCCCCACATTGTGTTCCCGCTCCCCCCCGGCCTCATCTCTCGGCCTCCATGGTCACATTGGCCTTCTGTTCTGACGTGGCTTGTTGGGAGACTGTGGCGGGCCAGCCCGATGGCTGCGAGGGCGGGGGTGAAGTCCAcatgctctgctgctgctggctggaggggagagctgcaggccaggctgggttgaagcccccgggctgggggagcggtgggggtgggggaggaggggaggttgCCATAGATGCTACAGGGCTGCTGCTGTGGAAGCTCTCGGAGGCCTTGAGGCGGGAGAACATGGTGAGGGCGTCGGGGAAGTTGGGGGGCGTGGCGGGCGTGTTGGCTGGAGTGCACATCTGcaggggaacaaagagacagaAGCTAGTCAGAGCCACAGCTCCTCACGCCCAGGGCCAGACAGTGCAGTGCAcagccagctctggagcagagCGTGAGCGCAGTGTAACAGCACGGAAATACCCCACCAGTCATGAGGGCGAGAACTACGTCCAAGGGAGGCTGCCGGGGCGGCTAGGGAGGCTGACTGCAGGAGGCTGTTAATGACCCAAGGGCTCAGGGTCTCCCCCAAAAGCCAGCAGCCCAGGACCCCCAGCACCACACAGGGGCATCAGTGCTAACTCAGCAAGAGCACCGGCAGCTGGATCACCAGAACAGTTCCCTGCCACACCTGGGCCTTTCCTGGGTGGTCTCTACCCAAGCACTAGCCAGGTCCAggcaggaagggctgggggagagctggCGCAGGCCAAGCAGCTGGAAGAGGGCACCAGGGATGGAACATTTATCTAAGGCTTGTCTATGCAGGGAAATTAATCAGCATAATGAGCCCCCAGTAGTTATACCAGGGTAACTCcgggagctgcagtgccccccGGGGAGTGCTGCTAGCAGAATTATGGCAGTACTGGTATGCTGGCACATTCCTCGTGCAGCCCACCGCTGAATCTGTGTGCCAGTTTGATGCCCGTGGAAGCAAGGGGCTCGCAGCCCTAGCTAGAGCTGGGCATGATGCACAGTTCTGCTGGGCAAGCTCTGCTGGTGTCTCTCTATCCCAGTGACTCTCAAACTTTATTACTGGtgccccctttcacatagcaagtctctgagtgtgacccctcttataaattaaaaacacttttttatatatttaacccaTTATAAATcctgaggcaaagcggggtttggggtggaggctgacagcttgtgacccc
It encodes the following:
- the UBALD1 gene encoding UBA-like domain-containing protein 1 isoform X1, whose protein sequence is MSVNMDELKHQVMINQFVLTAGCAADQAKQLLQAAHWQFETALSAFFQETNIPYSHHHQMMCTPANTPATPPNFPDALTMFSRLKASESFHSSSPVASMATSPPPPPPPLPQPGGFNPAWPAALPSSQQQQSMWTSPPPSQPSGWPATVSQQATSEQKANVTMEAER
- the UBALD1 gene encoding UBA-like domain-containing protein 1 isoform X2 codes for the protein MACADQGGCACVCTTALSAFFQETNIPYSHHHQMMCTPANTPATPPNFPDALTMFSRLKASESFHSSSPVASMATSPPPPPPPLPQPGGFNPAWPAALPSSQQQQSMWTSPPPSQPSGWPATVSQQATSEQKANVTMEAER